The Megalops cyprinoides isolate fMegCyp1 chromosome 12, fMegCyp1.pri, whole genome shotgun sequence genome contains a region encoding:
- the LOC118786572 gene encoding ralBP1-associated Eps domain-containing protein 1-like isoform X2, whose amino-acid sequence MEGLTLSEAEQKYYSDLFAYCDTENTKKVACNGRVLDLFRVARLPSEVVLQITELCGATRLGYFGRSQFYIALKLIAVAQSGFPLRVESLNTVKDLPLPRFVVGKNEQEVRHVVAYPDPENHGSYPGTVLPPSARTQAKKAPTHEAVQPHGTTVEPQPEGVSPVVSPHHSPPASPHAWRKHQRQPSGGNCDRQPLPPGALWPPFGEAPSGPVVDDGMWSSRPPVPVQENWVNFTNTPPISTPPPTQENASVRTAAPAAVANEIQRQSSNYDDPWRITDEQRQYYITQFRTIQPDLSGFIPGSAAKEFFTKSKLPILELSHIWELSDFDKDGALTLDEFCAAFHLVVARKNGYDLPEKLPESLMPKLIDLDDATEVSSQAPEAGYRTSPTEATPSKSPSMPSLNQNWTELNQSNEWETFSERSSSSQTLTHFDSNIAPADPDTAIVHPVPIRMTPSKIHLQELELKRPGSDHTHPMSPLSDKPPELSEESKMATSMQFMAANAGGDGYNSSDSFTSDQDPVVSVIARQRSHSGTSPEGLKAVAPPPPPPRPSASHSRSSSLDMNRNLASITSVPAGPQAAGNAALPPAVPPRPQPSQATATHGHRSVDGDGTAAHPSTSPQLIPEQPNFADFSQFEVFAAEQPSVNGDQHAESTGKKPGESAGILRAAKTESQAEERPAATVNSAKGSAPLAPPPKPVRRRLKSEDELRPEAGETPQKPSVVASVLAPQPSLPRSVGKDKKTIQASIRRNKETNTVLARLNSELQQQLKDVLEERISLEVQLEQLRPFSHA is encoded by the exons ATCACTGAGCTCTGCGGTGCGACTCGCCTCGGGTATTTTGGACGGAGCCAGTTTTACATAGCGCTGAAACTCATAGCGGTGGCGCAGTCCGGATTCCCGCTGCGTGTGGAGAGCCTGAACACCG tgaaggACCTGCCTCTGCCGCGCTTCGTGGTGGGGAAGAATGAGCAGGAGGTCAGACATGTGGTGGCGTACCCCGACCCGGAGAACCACGGGTCTTACCCCGGTACGGTCCTGCCCCCGTCGGCCCGAACGCAGGCCAAGAAGGCCCCCACCCACGAGGCGGTCCAACCGCACGGGACTACGGTGGAACCGCAG CCTGAGGGCGTGTCTCCCGTGGTGTCCCCTCACCATTCCCCGCCCGCCTCCCCCCACGCCTGGAGGAAGCACCAGCGACAGCCCAGCGGCGGGAACTGCGACagacagcccctcccccccggcGCACTCTGGCCTCCCTTTGGAGAAGCCCCGTCAG GGCCAGTAGTGGATGATGGGATGTGGTCCTCCCGCCCCCCTGTTCCAGTTCAGGAAAACTGGGTCAATTTTACAAACACTCCCCCTATCAGCACACCTCCACCAACCCAG GAGAACGCATCGGTACGAACCGCAGCACCAGCTGCAGTGGCAAACGAAATCCAGAGGCAGTCCAGTAACTACGACGACCCCTGGCGAATCACCGACGAGCAGCGGCAGTATTACATCACCCAGTTCAGAACCATCCAGCCCGACCTGAGCGGCTTCATCCCAG GCTCTGCTGCAAAGGAATTTTTCACGAAATCAAAGCTGCCTATTCTTGAGCTGTCGCACATTTG GGAGCTGTCGGATTTTGACAAAGACGGCGCTCTGACGCTGGACGAGTTCTGTGCGGCGTTCCACCTGGTCGTGGCGAGGAAGAACGGCTACGACCTTCCGGAGAAGCTGCCGGAAAGCCTCATGCCAAAGCTCATCGACCTGGACGACGCAACCG AGGTCTCCAGCCAGGCCCCCGAGGCAGGCTACCGCACCTCCCCCACGGAAGCCACGCCCAGCAAGTCTCCGTCCATGCCCTCCCTCAACCAGAACTGGACCGAGCTCAACCAGAGCAACGAG TGGGAGACTTTTAGTGAACGTTCCTCCAGCTCACAAACTCTGACTCACTTTGATTCTAACATTGCACCAGCCGACCCT GACACGGCCATAGTGCATCCTGTTCCCATCCGCATGACCCCCAGCAAGATccacctgcaggagctggagctgaagagGCCTGGGAGCG ATCATACACACCCAATGAGCCCTCTTTCAGACAAACCCCCTGAACTGTCTGAAGAGAGTAAGATGGCAACATCCATGCAATTTATGGCTGCTAATGCTGGAG GCGATGGCTATAACAGCTCTGACTCCTTCACCTCAGATCAGGATCCAGTTGTGAGCGTCATAGCAAGGCAAAG GTCGCACTCTGGGACGTCACCTGAGGGACTGAAAGcagtggccccgcccccaccccctcccagaCCCTCCGCCTCCCACTCGCGCTCCTCCTCCCTGGACATGAACAGAAACCTCGCCTCTATCACCTCTGTCCCCGCAG GACCGCAGGCAGCCGGAAACGCGGCCCTCCCCCCGGCTGTGCCCCCCCGACCGCAGCCTTCACAG GCCACAGCGACGCATGGGCACCGCTCGGTGGATGGAGACGGTACTGCAGCTCACCCCAGCACCTCCCCgcagctgatcccagaacagcccAACTTTGCCGACTTCAGCCAGTTTGAAGTGTTTGCAGCGGAGCAGCCCTCCGTAAATGGAGACCAGCATGCGGAGAGCACA GGCAAGAAGCCAGGAGAGTCTGCTGGGATACTGAGAGCAGCCAAGACAGAGAGCCAGGCCGAGGAGAGGCCTGCAGCCACTGTGAACTCG GCGAAAGGCTCCGCCCCCCTGgcccccccacccaaacccgTGCGGCGGAGGCTAAAGTCGGAGGACGAGCTGCGGCCGGAGGCTGGGGAAACCCCACAGAAGCCCAGCGTGGTGGCCAGCGTCCTGGCCCCCCAGCCGTCCCTCCCCAG GTCAGTGGGAAAGGACAAAAAGACCATCCAGGCCTCTATCCGAAGGAACAAGGAGACGAACACGGTCCTGGCCAGACTCAACAGTGAATTACAACAGCAGCTGAAG GACGTGCTAGAGGAGAGGATATCGCTGGaggtgcagctggagcagctgaggCCGTTCTCTCACGCATAG
- the LOC118786572 gene encoding ralBP1-associated Eps domain-containing protein 1-like isoform X1 translates to MEGLTLSEAEQKYYSDLFAYCDTENTKKVACNGRVLDLFRVARLPSEVVLQITELCGATRLGYFGRSQFYIALKLIAVAQSGFPLRVESLNTVKDLPLPRFVVGKNEQEVRHVVAYPDPENHGSYPGTVLPPSARTQAKKAPTHEAVQPHGTTVEPQPEGVSPVVSPHHSPPASPHAWRKHQRQPSGGNCDRQPLPPGALWPPFGEAPSGPVVDDGMWSSRPPVPVQENWVNFTNTPPISTPPPTQENASVRTAAPAAVANEIQRQSSNYDDPWRITDEQRQYYITQFRTIQPDLSGFIPGSAAKEFFTKSKLPILELSHIWELSDFDKDGALTLDEFCAAFHLVVARKNGYDLPEKLPESLMPKLIDLDDATEVSSQAPEAGYRTSPTEATPSKSPSMPSLNQNWTELNQSNEQWETFSERSSSSQTLTHFDSNIAPADPDTAIVHPVPIRMTPSKIHLQELELKRPGSDHTHPMSPLSDKPPELSEESKMATSMQFMAANAGGDGYNSSDSFTSDQDPVVSVIARQRSHSGTSPEGLKAVAPPPPPPRPSASHSRSSSLDMNRNLASITSVPAGPQAAGNAALPPAVPPRPQPSQATATHGHRSVDGDGTAAHPSTSPQLIPEQPNFADFSQFEVFAAEQPSVNGDQHAESTGKKPGESAGILRAAKTESQAEERPAATVNSAKGSAPLAPPPKPVRRRLKSEDELRPEAGETPQKPSVVASVLAPQPSLPRSVGKDKKTIQASIRRNKETNTVLARLNSELQQQLKDVLEERISLEVQLEQLRPFSHA, encoded by the exons ATCACTGAGCTCTGCGGTGCGACTCGCCTCGGGTATTTTGGACGGAGCCAGTTTTACATAGCGCTGAAACTCATAGCGGTGGCGCAGTCCGGATTCCCGCTGCGTGTGGAGAGCCTGAACACCG tgaaggACCTGCCTCTGCCGCGCTTCGTGGTGGGGAAGAATGAGCAGGAGGTCAGACATGTGGTGGCGTACCCCGACCCGGAGAACCACGGGTCTTACCCCGGTACGGTCCTGCCCCCGTCGGCCCGAACGCAGGCCAAGAAGGCCCCCACCCACGAGGCGGTCCAACCGCACGGGACTACGGTGGAACCGCAG CCTGAGGGCGTGTCTCCCGTGGTGTCCCCTCACCATTCCCCGCCCGCCTCCCCCCACGCCTGGAGGAAGCACCAGCGACAGCCCAGCGGCGGGAACTGCGACagacagcccctcccccccggcGCACTCTGGCCTCCCTTTGGAGAAGCCCCGTCAG GGCCAGTAGTGGATGATGGGATGTGGTCCTCCCGCCCCCCTGTTCCAGTTCAGGAAAACTGGGTCAATTTTACAAACACTCCCCCTATCAGCACACCTCCACCAACCCAG GAGAACGCATCGGTACGAACCGCAGCACCAGCTGCAGTGGCAAACGAAATCCAGAGGCAGTCCAGTAACTACGACGACCCCTGGCGAATCACCGACGAGCAGCGGCAGTATTACATCACCCAGTTCAGAACCATCCAGCCCGACCTGAGCGGCTTCATCCCAG GCTCTGCTGCAAAGGAATTTTTCACGAAATCAAAGCTGCCTATTCTTGAGCTGTCGCACATTTG GGAGCTGTCGGATTTTGACAAAGACGGCGCTCTGACGCTGGACGAGTTCTGTGCGGCGTTCCACCTGGTCGTGGCGAGGAAGAACGGCTACGACCTTCCGGAGAAGCTGCCGGAAAGCCTCATGCCAAAGCTCATCGACCTGGACGACGCAACCG AGGTCTCCAGCCAGGCCCCCGAGGCAGGCTACCGCACCTCCCCCACGGAAGCCACGCCCAGCAAGTCTCCGTCCATGCCCTCCCTCAACCAGAACTGGACCGAGCTCAACCAGAGCAACGAG CAGTGGGAGACTTTTAGTGAACGTTCCTCCAGCTCACAAACTCTGACTCACTTTGATTCTAACATTGCACCAGCCGACCCT GACACGGCCATAGTGCATCCTGTTCCCATCCGCATGACCCCCAGCAAGATccacctgcaggagctggagctgaagagGCCTGGGAGCG ATCATACACACCCAATGAGCCCTCTTTCAGACAAACCCCCTGAACTGTCTGAAGAGAGTAAGATGGCAACATCCATGCAATTTATGGCTGCTAATGCTGGAG GCGATGGCTATAACAGCTCTGACTCCTTCACCTCAGATCAGGATCCAGTTGTGAGCGTCATAGCAAGGCAAAG GTCGCACTCTGGGACGTCACCTGAGGGACTGAAAGcagtggccccgcccccaccccctcccagaCCCTCCGCCTCCCACTCGCGCTCCTCCTCCCTGGACATGAACAGAAACCTCGCCTCTATCACCTCTGTCCCCGCAG GACCGCAGGCAGCCGGAAACGCGGCCCTCCCCCCGGCTGTGCCCCCCCGACCGCAGCCTTCACAG GCCACAGCGACGCATGGGCACCGCTCGGTGGATGGAGACGGTACTGCAGCTCACCCCAGCACCTCCCCgcagctgatcccagaacagcccAACTTTGCCGACTTCAGCCAGTTTGAAGTGTTTGCAGCGGAGCAGCCCTCCGTAAATGGAGACCAGCATGCGGAGAGCACA GGCAAGAAGCCAGGAGAGTCTGCTGGGATACTGAGAGCAGCCAAGACAGAGAGCCAGGCCGAGGAGAGGCCTGCAGCCACTGTGAACTCG GCGAAAGGCTCCGCCCCCCTGgcccccccacccaaacccgTGCGGCGGAGGCTAAAGTCGGAGGACGAGCTGCGGCCGGAGGCTGGGGAAACCCCACAGAAGCCCAGCGTGGTGGCCAGCGTCCTGGCCCCCCAGCCGTCCCTCCCCAG GTCAGTGGGAAAGGACAAAAAGACCATCCAGGCCTCTATCCGAAGGAACAAGGAGACGAACACGGTCCTGGCCAGACTCAACAGTGAATTACAACAGCAGCTGAAG GACGTGCTAGAGGAGAGGATATCGCTGGaggtgcagctggagcagctgaggCCGTTCTCTCACGCATAG